DNA sequence from the Acidobacteriota bacterium genome:
TTGTGGGCGTCCACAGCTCGACCGACACGTTTTACACCTGGCAGGATTATCTGGAACTGGTCGGCGGATATTTCAATGAGCATCCCTGGCATGAAAAGGTGACGGTGGAAGTGGCGGACCCATCGAGCCCCATCGTTAGCTTCCTGGGCAAATCCTTCGAGGTGAATGATGAGATTTACCAGACGGCCGACTTCCAGTACAAAACATCGCATGTGCTTCTACGGCTTGATCCCAACTCGGTGAATGTGCACAAGCAGGGCGTGCACCTGCGCTTCTACGGTTGGCCGCTCGCCTGGACCCGTCGCGACGGCAAGGGACGAGTGTTTTGCACATTGCTTGGCCACGAAGACGCCGTCTGGAACAGCAAGTGGTACCAGGAAATGCTGCTGAACGGCATCAAGTACGCCATGGGGAGGAGGATGAAGTAAAGGTCGCACAGGAGAGGTTGGACTCCACCTACGGAGCGGAATTCATAGTTTCGTGCAGTTCTCCCCCTTTTTTCTTGACAAACTTCAGGGCTGTTTGTATCAAGGTTAATAGGCACTTTTTTTGTGCCTGGAGGCGCGAGCGAACTAGAAAACCAAGTACAGACCTCGTTAGGCGAGGTTACCACGCAAACACAAGCCACTGCCCGGAAACGCGGAGACGCGCCAACGGGTAGAGCAGGCACGGCCGGATTAAGGCTCTGCCTAAGGTGGCTATCCTCAAATGGGATGGGGAAGGTACGTTGTGTGGAGCTGAAGCTCAGACCAGGAGGTTGTCCGGCCGGTGATGATGCGGCCCGGATGGATTTCTCGGCCCCGTGGGAGCGACGGCTCACACGGGGCTTTTGATTTTTCGGGTGGATCCATGCCCGTAAGATCGCCCGGCTCATGGAGACGCGGCGCTGCTGTGCTCTCCTGTGGGAGGAAGCAGTGATTTACTTTACCGAGATTCAGAATCTGCCGACTTATGACGTGATGGGCGCGTATGTGGGGCGCGTGGTCGACCTGGGGATTGATCCCAACCAGAACGCCCTGCGCATTGCGGCCTACTTTGTGGAGACGCGGGAAAAGAAGTTGGTCTATGTTCCGCGCGAGCAGATGCAGTCGATTACCGTCCGTTCAGCGCAGACCTCCGTAACCCGGGCCGAGATCCACAGCAACAAGACTTTTGGCGACCTGCTGCGAGTGCGGAAAGATGTTCTGGACCAGCAGGTGATTGATGTGGACCACCGCAAGGTGGTGCGCGTGAATGATATTGACCTGGAAATCCAGCCTACCAACGGCCACACCGAGTTGCGCGTGCTGGCGGTGAACGTGGGGCTGGCCTCCGCCGTGCGGCGCCTGTTGCAGGGGCTGACTGCCAAGCATACCAGCCGGAAGATCTCCAGCTTTATTCCCTCGAGAACCATCCCATGGGAATTCGTCAACCTCATTGAGCCGGACGCCTCCCGCCGCCTGAAGCTCCGCATTTCCTACGAGCGCCTGGCGCGCCTGCATCCCGCCGACATTGCCGACATCCTGGAAGAGCTGAGCCGCGATGAGCAGCGGTCGGTGATCGAGGCCCTTGACCACGAAACCGCCGCGCAAGCCATCTCTGAGATTCCGACGGAAAAACAGGCGCAATTGCTGCAGAGCATCCCGGTGGAGAAGGCTGCGGACATTGTGGATGAGATGGCGCCCGACGAAGCCGCCGACGTCCTGCAGGAATTGCCGCCGGAAACCTCCGCCAAGCTGCTGGCTGATATGGAGACGGAAGGAGCGCAGGATGTCAAGGATCTGCTCGGGTTTGAGGAAAACACGGCGGGCGCGCTGATGACCACTCATTACGTCGCTCTCGACCGGGCGGCGACGGTGGAGAACGTGATTGAGGCGATGAAGGGGTTCGAAGGATCGGTTGAATCCATCCACTCCGTTTACCTGATTGATACGGAGGAAACTCTGCTCGGCGCTGTCCCTCTGGCCCGGATCCTGCTGGCGCCGGCCCGGACCCCGCTGCAGGAGCTTTCCCGTGGAGAGGTCCGCA
Encoded proteins:
- a CDS encoding CBS domain-containing protein; translation: METRRCCALLWEEAVIYFTEIQNLPTYDVMGAYVGRVVDLGIDPNQNALRIAAYFVETREKKLVYVPREQMQSITVRSAQTSVTRAEIHSNKTFGDLLRVRKDVLDQQVIDVDHRKVVRVNDIDLEIQPTNGHTELRVLAVNVGLASAVRRLLQGLTAKHTSRKISSFIPSRTIPWEFVNLIEPDASRRLKLRISYERLARLHPADIADILEELSRDEQRSVIEALDHETAAQAISEIPTEKQAQLLQSIPVEKAADIVDEMAPDEAADVLQELPPETSAKLLADMETEGAQDVKDLLGFEENTAGALMTTHYVALDRAATVENVIEAMKGFEGSVESIHSVYLIDTEETLLGAVPLARILLAPARTPLQELSRGEVRSVRPETDAKAVIDLFRKYNLLSLPVVDDKQHLQGVVTADDVLDLVVGRR